The following are encoded in a window of Dioscorea cayenensis subsp. rotundata cultivar TDr96_F1 chromosome 16, TDr96_F1_v2_PseudoChromosome.rev07_lg8_w22 25.fasta, whole genome shotgun sequence genomic DNA:
- the LOC120279579 gene encoding abscisic acid 8'-hydroxylase CYP707A2-like, whose amino-acid sequence MVSIIVGIMVNTISLLALPSVVYLLWCLVSKAWVWAWSTSRTLPTEAQRKLPLPPGSMGYPYIGETFQLYSKNPNIFFALKQKRYGAIFKTHILGCPCVMLSSPEAAKFVLVTKAQLFKPTFPASKERMLGRQAIFFQQGDYHARLRRLVLRAFMPDAIRSTVADIETVALTTLSSWDGRMVNTFKEMKTYAFNVALLSIFGKDEIGHIEELKQCYYTLEKGYNSMPINLPGTLFHKAMKARKQLGEIVAKILASRRESKVQANDLLASFMEDREALTDAQIADNIIGVIFAARDTTASVLTWIVKYLGEYPGVLQAVREEQEEIMRIKEMGQDKNDVDKCLTWADTKKMPMTSRVIQETMRVASILSFTFREAVEDVEFEGYLIPKGWKVLPLFRNIHHSPDNFPDPEKFDPSRFEKSPKPNTYMPFGNGTHSCPGNELAKLEMLVLLHHLTTRYRWSLSGTESGIQFGPFALPLNGLPIRFFRKTSRNNG is encoded by the exons ATGGTTTCCATTATTGTTGGCATCATGGTGAACACCATTTCCTTGCTGGCTTTGCCGTCAGTTGTGTACCTCCTATGGTGTCTGGTGTCAAAGGCATGGGTTTGGGCATGGTCCACCTCGAGAACCTTGCCTACTGAGGCCCAGCGTAAGCTGCCTCTGCCTCCAGGCTCTATGGGATATCCTTATATTGGAGAGACCTTCCAGCTTTactccaagaatccaaacaTTTTCTTCGCCCTCAAACAGAAGAG ATACGGAGCCATCTTCAAGACACACATCCTGGGGTGCCCTTGTGTGATGCTATCCAGCCCGGAGGCGGCCAAGTTCGTGCTGGTGACGAAAGCGCAGTTGTTTAAGCCGACGTTCCCAGCGAGCAAGGAGCGCATGCTCGGTCGCCAGGCCATCTTTTTTCAGCAAGGTGACTACCACGCTCGCCTAAGGAGACTCGTCCTCAGGGCTTTCATGCCCGATGCCATTCGTTCCACCGTTGCTGACATAGAGACCGTCGCCCTCACAACTCTCAGCTCTTGGGATGGCCGCATGGTTAATACCTTCAAGGAGATGAAGACT TATGCATTTAATGTGGCACTTCTATCTATATTCGGGAAAGACGAGATTGGTCACATAGAAGAGCTGAAGCAGTGCTACTACACGCTGGAGAAGGGGTATAACTCGATGCCCATCAATCTCCCTGGGACCCTCTTCCACAAGGCCATGAAAGCCAGGAAGCAATTGGGTGAGATTGTGGCCAAGATACTGGCATCCCGAAGGGAAAGCAAGGTCCAGGCCAATGACTTGCTGGCCTCCTTCATGGAGGACAGAGAAGCTCTCACCGACGCCCAGATTGCTGACAACATCATCGGCGTTATCTTTGCTGCACGAgacaccaccgcaagtgtgctCACCTGGATCGTCAAGTACCTTGGCGAGTACCCGGGTGTCTTGCAGGCTGTCAGA GAAGAGCAAGAGGAAATCATGAGAATCAAAGAGATGGGACAAGATAAGAATGATGTTGACAAGTGCTTAACTTGGGCGGATACCAAAAAGATGCCAATGACTTCCAGAGTGATCCAGGAGACTATGAGAGTGGCTTCAATCCTGTCTTTCACTTTCAGAGAAGCAGTGGAGGACGTCGAGTTTGAAG GTTATCTAATACCCAAAGGATGGAAAGTGCTGCCGTTGTTTAGAAACATTCACCATAGCCCGGACAACTTCCCGGACCCTGAGAAGTTTGATCCTTCAAGGTTTGAG AAATCACCGAAGCCCAACACCTACATGCCCTTTGGAAATGGGACCCACTCATGCCCGGGGAACGAGCTTGCCAAGCTGGAAATGTTGGTCCTTCTCCATCACCTCACCACCAGATACAG GTGGTCCTTGTCGGGAACCGAGAGTGGAATTCAGTTCGGTCCTTTCGCACTGCCTTTGAATGGACTGCCCATCAGATTCTTTCGGAAGACATCAAGAAACAATGGATGA